Proteins co-encoded in one Flavobacteriaceae bacterium MAR_2009_75 genomic window:
- a CDS encoding TonB-linked SusC/RagA family outer membrane protein, whose product MKKRILCTKQAVSCFDFFVKVRLLITVVLFFPIALTASDYPQDLITVKGNITEADTGLPIIGASILLQGSTKGVMTDFDGNYSIDVPEDATLIISYIGYARQTVKVNSRTEIDIAMVGEASELDEVIVVGYGTQTKESVVGSISQVSGADLMQSGGVSTVGQALTGRLPGVTTVSSTGRPGDESPQIFIRGQSSWNGGGQPLILVDGIERSMNDIDPGDIESLSVLKDASATAVYGVKGANGVILITTKRGREGKAQLSLTASSAIKTLSRIPEKYDSYNSLLVANEAIERTVPVREEAWRNYTPIDIIEKYRNPANDLERSIYPDIDWVDAMQKDFATDYRLNLSIAGGTKSVKYFGALSYQHVGDIFDAGGFDNGRDYKTNFNYNRFNYRSNIDFDITSTTRLSVNLSGYYGLQNTNQADPQLLYSSIYSLAPNLYTPIYEDGTYGRAITENFELSNPAVILTAKGFTKNHRVQVNSDFVLDQKLDFLLKGLSFTGRLSYDNNFRGEGGIVEDNPGGLDNVVYKIYDQDGSEQIVSPVGTNQFDFVLNPWEQNGLAIQDWETSRRLFYQLSFNYNRSFADKHNTTVLMLMNREEYAIGSMFPRYREDWVARATYNYDGRYFIDVNGAYNGSEKYGPGYKFELFPSVALGWMLSNESFMESATWLDKLKIRGSYGVVGDDSAGERWAYLSQWSSGGSAFLNNVNPYGTRSPYTFRMESIIGNPNLQWETSEKANLGFELSVLKNSLSLEVDLFKEDRHDIIVPADSRSVPSFFGFQPADFNIGETTVEGIEVSVDYKKQLTQYWDIWSNFAYTKAKDEIIFKEDPLLKPTYQKEEGFAIGQPRVNIRGDILTSWDDVYGATPQENSQETRRPGYYDEIDFNGDGVVNADDAVPFGYTVRPQNTYNFSLGTGYKNLSFMVQFYGVSNATKNFTDRSFMLETPLFFEYKSDYWSVDNPDGEEVLPSWLGTGGGTDSYRNWYDASFVRLKNIELAYTFRTENGSSYKVYVSGNDLAYWSDLPDDRQDNTGSTASEYRGDYPTFKRYNIGLNINF is encoded by the coding sequence ATGAAAAAACGGATTCTTTGTACAAAACAGGCTGTATCTTGTTTTGATTTTTTTGTAAAAGTCAGGCTATTGATTACAGTTGTTTTGTTTTTCCCTATTGCACTTACAGCAAGCGATTATCCACAAGACCTTATAACAGTAAAAGGTAATATAACCGAGGCCGATACAGGGCTGCCTATTATCGGTGCCAGTATATTATTACAAGGCTCAACAAAAGGTGTAATGACCGATTTTGATGGTAACTATTCTATTGATGTACCTGAAGACGCGACTTTAATCATAAGTTATATTGGCTATGCCAGGCAAACCGTTAAAGTAAACTCGCGAACAGAAATAGATATCGCCATGGTCGGTGAAGCCTCTGAGTTAGATGAGGTGATCGTAGTTGGTTATGGTACCCAGACCAAAGAGAGTGTAGTAGGTTCTATATCCCAAGTTTCAGGTGCTGACCTTATGCAATCGGGTGGTGTATCGACGGTTGGCCAAGCACTTACGGGCAGATTGCCGGGTGTGACCACAGTTTCCTCTACAGGTCGACCAGGTGATGAATCTCCACAAATATTCATTCGGGGTCAAAGTTCTTGGAATGGAGGCGGCCAACCCTTAATTCTAGTAGATGGTATCGAGCGTAGCATGAATGATATCGACCCGGGCGATATTGAAAGTCTCTCCGTTTTAAAAGATGCGTCGGCTACTGCGGTATATGGAGTAAAAGGAGCCAATGGAGTAATACTTATTACAACAAAAAGAGGTAGAGAAGGTAAAGCCCAACTTTCTTTAACGGCAAGTTCCGCTATTAAAACACTTTCTCGAATTCCTGAAAAATATGATTCTTACAATAGTTTACTTGTCGCCAATGAGGCCATAGAAAGAACGGTGCCTGTGCGTGAAGAAGCTTGGCGAAATTATACTCCCATCGATATTATTGAAAAATATCGAAATCCGGCAAATGATTTAGAAAGAAGTATTTATCCAGATATTGATTGGGTAGATGCCATGCAAAAAGATTTTGCGACCGATTATAGATTAAATCTTTCTATTGCGGGTGGCACGAAATCGGTCAAATATTTTGGAGCCCTGTCGTATCAACACGTAGGCGATATTTTTGACGCAGGTGGTTTCGATAACGGAAGAGATTATAAGACCAATTTCAACTATAACCGTTTTAATTACAGAAGTAATATTGATTTCGATATAACATCGACCACACGGTTATCGGTAAACCTTTCCGGTTACTACGGTCTACAAAATACGAACCAAGCCGACCCACAATTACTGTATAGTAGTATTTATTCTTTGGCACCGAACTTATATACGCCTATCTACGAAGATGGCACTTACGGTAGAGCTATAACGGAAAACTTCGAATTGAGCAACCCGGCAGTTATATTAACGGCAAAAGGGTTCACTAAAAATCACCGCGTTCAGGTCAACAGCGATTTTGTATTAGATCAAAAGCTAGATTTTCTTTTAAAAGGCTTGAGTTTCACCGGTCGATTATCTTATGACAATAATTTTAGGGGCGAAGGTGGTATTGTAGAAGATAACCCAGGCGGATTGGATAACGTAGTTTACAAAATTTACGATCAAGATGGTTCTGAGCAAATAGTTTCTCCGGTCGGCACGAACCAGTTCGATTTTGTTTTGAACCCATGGGAGCAGAACGGTCTCGCCATACAAGATTGGGAAACCAGTAGACGTCTATTCTATCAGCTTTCGTTCAATTACAACAGAAGTTTTGCAGACAAACACAACACTACGGTATTAATGTTAATGAATAGAGAAGAATATGCTATCGGTAGTATGTTCCCCAGATATCGTGAAGATTGGGTGGCACGTGCAACGTACAATTATGATGGCCGCTATTTTATTGATGTAAATGGGGCATATAACGGGTCTGAGAAATATGGGCCTGGTTATAAATTCGAGTTGTTTCCCTCAGTGGCTTTAGGTTGGATGCTTAGTAATGAATCATTCATGGAATCAGCCACATGGCTTGACAAACTTAAAATTAGAGGCTCATACGGTGTGGTCGGTGATGACAGTGCTGGTGAAAGATGGGCCTATCTTTCTCAGTGGTCGAGTGGCGGTAGTGCCTTCCTCAATAATGTAAACCCATATGGTACCCGCTCCCCATACACTTTTCGAATGGAGAGTATAATCGGTAACCCGAACTTGCAGTGGGAAACCTCTGAAAAGGCAAATTTAGGTTTTGAATTATCTGTACTAAAGAATAGTCTTTCACTAGAGGTTGACCTATTCAAAGAAGATAGGCACGATATTATCGTACCTGCCGATTCTCGAAGTGTACCCAGCTTTTTTGGCTTTCAACCGGCAGATTTCAATATCGGGGAAACCACTGTAGAAGGTATTGAAGTTTCTGTAGACTATAAAAAGCAATTGACCCAATACTGGGATATCTGGTCAAATTTTGCTTATACCAAGGCAAAAGATGAAATCATTTTTAAAGAAGACCCTTTATTGAAACCGACATATCAAAAAGAAGAAGGTTTTGCCATCGGTCAGCCGAGAGTAAATATAAGAGGTGATATTTTAACCTCTTGGGATGATGTGTATGGCGCCACCCCTCAAGAGAACAGTCAAGAAACAAGACGGCCTGGGTATTACGATGAAATCGATTTTAATGGAGACGGGGTCGTTAATGCCGATGATGCAGTACCCTTCGGTTACACTGTTCGACCACAGAACACTTATAACTTCTCTTTAGGTACCGGTTATAAAAACCTGTCGTTTATGGTACAATTTTATGGGGTAAGCAATGCTACTAAAAACTTTACCGATAGATCGTTTATGCTTGAAACCCCCTTATTCTTCGAATACAAATCTGATTACTGGAGTGTCGATAACCCAGATGGTGAAGAAGTACTTCCCTCATGGCTGGGTACAGGTGGTGGCACAGATTCGTATCGTAATTGGTACGATGCGTCATTCGTAAGACTTAAGAATATTGAATTGGCTTATACCTTTCGTACTGAAAATGGAAGTAGTTATAAGGTTTACGTAAGTGGCAATGATTTGGCTTACTGGTCAGATTTGCCTGATGACAGACAAGATAACACCGGTAGTACAGCCTCAGAATATAGAGGTGATTATCCGACGTTCAAAAGATATAACATCGGACTAAACATTAACTTTTAA
- a CDS encoding sugar phosphate isomerase/epimerase, with the protein MNRRKFMERSGILGAAVLLPLSSYTMSNNPKFKMGYQLFSIRDEMTKNPIETLKSLKKMGYEDFEIYGFDAEKSMYYGLESAEFKQILDDLGLSVTSGHYGFSPYLNESDAKLKSYVEKCITGAKILDSNYITWPWIAPEQRTIDNFKLMSRKLNLIGEQVNKAGLGFAYHNHGFEFEDHDGENGFDIIVNETDPELVKLQIDMYWVMHSSKYPPKELIDAQPGRYVMWHIKDMHKVTRDYTELGNGSIDYLKVLPDAIKSGLEYYYIEQGGNFAQNSMKSASTSAKYFKKHLQKFL; encoded by the coding sequence ATGAATCGAAGAAAATTTATGGAGCGTTCGGGCATTCTTGGGGCGGCGGTACTCTTGCCATTATCCAGTTATACCATGTCGAACAATCCGAAATTTAAAATGGGCTATCAGCTTTTTTCCATTCGTGATGAAATGACCAAAAATCCGATAGAAACTTTAAAATCCCTAAAGAAAATGGGCTACGAAGATTTTGAAATTTATGGTTTTGACGCAGAAAAAAGCATGTACTACGGACTCGAATCCGCAGAATTTAAACAAATACTTGATGATTTAGGCCTATCGGTAACAAGCGGTCACTATGGTTTTTCACCTTACTTGAACGAAAGTGATGCTAAGCTTAAAAGTTATGTAGAGAAATGTATTACCGGCGCTAAAATATTGGATAGTAATTATATCACTTGGCCATGGATTGCCCCAGAGCAAAGAACAATAGACAACTTTAAGTTGATGTCACGCAAACTTAACCTAATAGGAGAACAAGTAAATAAGGCTGGCCTCGGTTTTGCCTATCATAACCATGGTTTTGAGTTTGAAGACCATGATGGGGAAAACGGTTTTGATATTATTGTCAATGAAACCGACCCTGAATTGGTCAAACTTCAGATAGATATGTATTGGGTCATGCATTCTTCGAAATACCCACCTAAAGAATTAATTGACGCACAACCTGGGCGGTATGTCATGTGGCATATTAAAGATATGCACAAGGTCACCCGTGATTATACCGAATTGGGAAACGGTTCTATTGATTATTTAAAGGTTCTGCCCGATGCCATAAAATCGGGTCTTGAATATTATTATATCGAACAAGGCGGTAATTTTGCACAGAATTCAATGAAGAGCGCTTCTACAAGTGCAAAGTACTTTAAAAAACATCTGCAAAAATTCTTGTAA
- a CDS encoding CO/xanthine dehydrogenase Mo-binding subunit, with translation MENTRRQFIKKIGSVSIAFATTGPVFVSGQGFSVETLENRLNKEEVNSWLEVLENRRVRIFTGKLELGQGIRTAIMQMAAEELDTSLDLIEVHMAETGVTPDEGFTAASMSIETSAMSVRQAAASAREIILKIAAKKWELPVSELNLKDGRVTGQNKEVYLHEILEGKQIDGAVDSSVAVKGKTVRKYVGQPIPRKDIEAMVRGEQIFVQDLRFPGMLHARVVHPPSYTSKIVSVNAAQIEELPSLVKMVRKGSFIGVLAEKEYEAISLAQKVNSLVTWDRSSVLPDQNELKSYLKSLPVEEKVQENHGNAESVLATSDRKLEASFFKPYLMHAANGPSCAVAFFKNDKLQIWSHCQGAYPLRRTIAKLMEMPEDSVNVKAVPGSGCFGHNGANDVATEAALLAREYPGRHIRLQWSRDDENRWEPFGTAMIADLQASLNADGKIAAWKCDVWSDGHSNRPNENPNTLLPSFFLEKDYGHPGIGYRGGAWRNAAPYYTIPNLKVDSHMFQGPLRISSLRSLGTYTNIFAIESFMDELAEKAGKDPFQFRLEHSEDPRAIECIKELQPKVEGLKLKDNEGLGIAFSRYKNATSYCAMAAKVYVNRANGKVRVEKLWAVVEAGETINPDGLKNQVEGGMIQSASWALLEEVKFDNTHITSLDWATYPILRFPDTPEVEVEIIDRVEEPAVGAGEASMAPTTAAIANAVYNACGVRIRSLPITKELLKSKR, from the coding sequence ATGGAGAATACTCGTAGGCAGTTCATTAAAAAAATAGGAAGTGTGAGTATAGCATTTGCTACAACAGGACCAGTTTTCGTAAGCGGCCAAGGTTTTTCTGTTGAAACTCTCGAAAATAGACTCAATAAAGAGGAGGTTAATTCATGGCTTGAAGTTCTCGAAAATAGGAGAGTACGAATTTTTACCGGTAAACTGGAGCTAGGCCAAGGTATTAGAACGGCGATTATGCAAATGGCGGCAGAAGAATTAGATACCTCACTTGATCTTATCGAAGTTCATATGGCCGAAACTGGTGTAACCCCCGATGAGGGTTTTACTGCCGCTAGTATGTCGATTGAAACCAGTGCCATGTCCGTGCGGCAGGCGGCAGCTTCGGCTCGAGAAATCATTTTAAAAATCGCAGCTAAAAAATGGGAATTACCGGTTTCCGAATTGAACCTGAAAGATGGTAGGGTAACTGGTCAGAACAAAGAAGTTTACCTCCATGAGATTCTTGAAGGAAAGCAAATTGACGGCGCTGTTGATAGTTCGGTAGCCGTGAAGGGTAAAACGGTACGTAAATATGTAGGTCAACCAATACCTCGAAAAGATATCGAAGCCATGGTGCGTGGCGAACAGATTTTTGTACAAGACTTAAGATTTCCGGGTATGTTACATGCCCGAGTGGTACACCCGCCAAGTTATACTTCCAAAATAGTATCTGTGAATGCTGCGCAGATCGAAGAACTACCGAGCCTTGTTAAAATGGTTCGAAAAGGCAGTTTTATAGGTGTGCTCGCGGAAAAGGAGTATGAGGCAATCTCACTGGCACAAAAAGTGAACTCGTTGGTAACATGGGATAGGTCTTCTGTACTTCCAGACCAAAATGAGTTGAAATCTTATTTAAAATCACTTCCTGTTGAAGAAAAAGTGCAGGAGAACCATGGAAATGCAGAATCTGTTTTGGCCACATCAGACCGTAAATTAGAGGCCTCTTTCTTTAAACCCTATCTGATGCATGCTGCCAACGGACCATCATGCGCGGTCGCCTTTTTCAAAAATGACAAGCTACAAATATGGTCGCATTGTCAAGGAGCATACCCGTTACGAAGAACCATAGCGAAATTGATGGAAATGCCTGAGGATTCGGTTAATGTAAAAGCAGTGCCCGGATCGGGCTGCTTTGGTCATAATGGTGCGAACGATGTTGCCACGGAAGCAGCTTTATTGGCACGTGAATACCCCGGCAGGCATATTCGATTGCAATGGTCGCGTGACGATGAAAATCGTTGGGAGCCTTTCGGCACTGCAATGATTGCAGACCTACAAGCCTCTTTGAATGCTGATGGAAAAATCGCTGCTTGGAAATGTGATGTGTGGTCTGATGGGCATAGCAATCGCCCCAACGAGAACCCTAATACACTCTTGCCTTCATTTTTTTTGGAAAAGGATTATGGCCACCCTGGTATTGGGTATCGCGGTGGAGCTTGGCGAAATGCGGCTCCGTATTATACCATACCCAACTTGAAGGTGGACTCCCATATGTTTCAGGGCCCCTTAAGAATTTCTTCCCTACGAAGTCTTGGAACATACACCAACATTTTTGCTATAGAATCTTTTATGGATGAACTAGCCGAAAAGGCCGGGAAAGATCCCTTTCAATTTCGTTTGGAACATTCTGAAGACCCCAGGGCAATTGAGTGTATAAAGGAACTGCAGCCAAAAGTTGAAGGCCTTAAGTTAAAGGATAACGAAGGTTTGGGCATTGCATTTTCACGGTATAAAAATGCGACCTCATACTGTGCAATGGCTGCAAAGGTATATGTGAATAGAGCCAATGGAAAAGTAAGGGTTGAAAAACTATGGGCCGTTGTAGAAGCTGGAGAAACCATTAACCCTGATGGACTAAAAAATCAAGTCGAGGGAGGCATGATACAATCGGCAAGTTGGGCCCTTTTAGAAGAAGTGAAATTTGATAACACACATATTACAAGTCTTGATTGGGCTACCTACCCTATATTAAGATTTCCTGATACTCCCGAAGTTGAGGTCGAGATTATCGATAGAGTTGAAGAACCGGCTGTGGGTGCAGGGGAGGCTTCTATGGCGCCAACAACTGCTGCTATAGCTAATGCAGTCTATAACGCGTGTGGGGTTCGTATTCGAAGCTTGCCTATAACTAAAGAACTTCTGAAGTCTAAGCGTTGA
- a CDS encoding nicotinate dehydrogenase subunit A: MKNNLKLHINGRDHEINIDPSTPLLYVLRNELKLNGPKFGCGLQQCGACMVLIDGEARPSCRMPVGTVLKSKITTLKGLIGNDGALHPVQKAFVKEQAAQCGYCLNGMVISSVALLEKNKNPSDTEIRQELAINICRCGVHSRVIKAVKTAAQDL; the protein is encoded by the coding sequence ATGAAAAACAATCTTAAACTTCATATAAATGGCAGAGATCATGAAATTAACATAGATCCCAGTACACCTTTGCTATATGTGCTAAGAAACGAATTGAAACTGAACGGACCTAAATTCGGATGTGGACTACAACAGTGTGGCGCATGTATGGTTCTCATAGACGGCGAAGCACGCCCTTCATGTCGAATGCCGGTCGGTACCGTGCTCAAATCGAAAATTACAACTTTAAAAGGTTTAATAGGAAATGATGGAGCGTTGCACCCAGTGCAGAAAGCTTTTGTGAAAGAACAAGCCGCCCAATGCGGGTATTGTTTGAACGGAATGGTGATTTCTTCAGTAGCCTTGCTTGAGAAAAATAAAAACCCTTCCGATACTGAAATTCGTCAAGAATTGGCCATTAATATTTGCCGATGCGGTGTTCATTCACGGGTAATCAAAGCAGTGAAAACTGCGGCCCAAGACCTATGA
- a CDS encoding signal transduction histidine kinase, whose product MKKTLLAYLFILNLFGGHLASQETKQELDFNQIKDGISQVGVHTITQDNNGFIWIGTHGSGIYRYDGMNYVSYRPKVPYDERLNSSFVYCTYIDNNNRLWVGTNIGLALYDGERDEFRHIPLISKTNQNLGNVGITSLQGDKNGNLYIGTNQQGVFLIDLNDLRIEKIPFTDSGQDSFLAINDIKITDQGVLYAASSSGLLEIDPKSKKADLALFRSGKDAVTITPALQSLLIDSNNTIWVGSIYNGVYKIKLADIKTEPLVENFNISSNSIFSLIESPYGGLLCGTENDGLYHLNESGVILHHYLFDKNDENSILSNSIWSLYKDTDDRVWMGFYNRGVVVHDKFFNKFNRIQSIYNKPNSLQTSSVTSIASDNKNNLWIAMDGGGIDVLDQSTNEFTHINTESNSKYTGLTSDYIQTLFIDSHQNLWAGSWDKGLFILKNGSTKFINYKLPILIDRKGSSAVMSFAEDSNGRIWIGSFNQGLYSYQLSDKSFNNLDSSSFQSHNLVGNYINKIVIDDNDVTWVSTTNELIKLEYYNEQNDSPVSMNNFLVSDNGNTSNYYAFDIVSLFAGENHNLWLGTRGLGLVKFNTSDNTAIWYDEKNGLNMPNINGIIKDSNGNLWLDGTSGITMFDTEQKEFTSYSKNDGLISSAYNKNAVYKDNDGKLYFGGTEGVDYFDPSHIELLKTPPNIYLKNFKIFNEEIKPAEEKSPLTKVLSQTDSITLTSKQSVFTIEYAGINFTRSEENQYAYYLDGYEEDWNYVGEARSATYTNLDAGHYIFKVKAANNDGVWSETPEMLHIDILPPWWQTNWAMLLYFLVVVALLSLLRRFEKKRILDKQQVENERQKRIREEELHKERIQFFTNVAHEFSSPLTLILNPIKDILSEKGDDYSNRLKLKHLTIYKNTERLIRLINELLDFSKLESDKIKIHASRLNIVSFIREVINHFKEEALSNHIELEVNTEEEVIWIWADEGMLEKIVFNLLSNAFKITPDGGKILVAIKQVNNGIRFEVTDTGPGLKDGEIENLFQRFYQGEPLKKGYYSGTGIGLELVNSFVKLHKGSVDVESDFGHGSTFSVVLPSGNNHLKASQIITTNGKISSLRANLIKPELTEESTFSSKPERKAKTLLIVEDDTELRNYLKNEFKNEFKVVVSKNGSDGLRLAQEMLPDVIITDVVMPEMNGYDFCEAIRTNIKTSHIPIMMLTAKSKMDNRISGIEKGADVYLVKPFDMKLVRHHLSQLIYSREVIYKKYFKSMGEIQSDINITSLDKAFIEKAINYTHENMTSPGLGVESLASHLNLSRSQLYRKMKALTNQTANEFIRNQRLQQAKILIENGNTDLNNISSLVGFSSTSYFTQRFKDYYGVSPTEIKHDNV is encoded by the coding sequence ATGAAAAAAACATTATTAGCTTATTTATTCATTTTAAATCTCTTTGGTGGGCATCTTGCATCTCAAGAAACGAAACAAGAACTTGACTTCAACCAAATTAAAGACGGCATATCTCAAGTAGGTGTTCACACCATTACTCAAGATAATAATGGTTTTATTTGGATAGGCACCCATGGCTCTGGCATTTATCGGTATGACGGTATGAATTATGTCTCTTACAGACCAAAAGTACCTTATGACGAGCGGCTCAACAGTAGTTTTGTTTACTGCACATACATAGATAATAACAATAGACTTTGGGTGGGAACAAATATAGGTCTAGCGCTCTATGATGGAGAAAGAGATGAGTTTCGCCACATTCCCTTAATTTCAAAAACCAATCAAAATCTGGGCAATGTGGGCATCACTAGCCTACAAGGGGATAAAAATGGAAACCTCTACATAGGTACTAATCAACAGGGGGTTTTCTTGATAGATTTAAATGATTTAAGAATTGAAAAAATACCCTTTACCGATTCAGGACAAGATTCCTTTCTTGCGATAAACGATATTAAAATTACCGATCAAGGGGTGCTCTATGCAGCAAGCAGTAGTGGCCTTCTAGAAATAGACCCAAAAAGCAAAAAAGCCGATTTGGCACTGTTCAGAAGTGGAAAAGACGCCGTTACTATAACACCGGCCTTACAGTCTTTGTTAATTGATTCTAATAATACAATTTGGGTTGGTTCTATCTACAATGGGGTCTATAAAATAAAACTTGCCGATATTAAAACGGAACCCCTAGTAGAAAATTTTAATATTTCTTCGAATAGTATATTTTCTCTAATCGAATCACCCTATGGTGGCCTTCTCTGCGGTACTGAGAACGACGGTCTTTATCATCTAAATGAGAGCGGAGTCATTCTCCACCATTACCTTTTTGATAAAAATGACGAAAATAGCATTCTGTCAAACTCAATTTGGTCACTTTATAAAGATACCGATGATAGGGTATGGATGGGTTTTTACAACCGAGGTGTAGTTGTTCACGACAAGTTCTTTAATAAGTTTAATCGTATTCAAAGTATATACAACAAACCGAACTCACTACAGACAAGTTCAGTGACTTCAATAGCTAGTGACAACAAAAACAATTTATGGATCGCTATGGATGGTGGAGGCATAGATGTTTTAGACCAGTCGACCAACGAATTCACACATATAAATACAGAGTCTAATTCTAAATATACCGGTTTAACCAGCGATTATATACAAACACTATTTATCGATAGCCATCAAAACTTATGGGCAGGTAGTTGGGACAAAGGCTTATTTATACTAAAAAATGGCTCAACAAAATTCATTAATTACAAATTACCCATACTTATAGATAGAAAAGGCTCAAGTGCCGTCATGAGTTTTGCAGAAGATTCAAATGGTAGAATATGGATAGGATCTTTCAATCAGGGGCTATACTCCTACCAACTGAGCGATAAGTCATTTAATAACTTAGACTCCTCATCTTTTCAGTCACATAATTTAGTTGGTAATTATATTAACAAGATAGTTATTGACGATAATGATGTTACTTGGGTGTCAACGACCAATGAGCTAATCAAATTAGAGTATTACAACGAACAAAATGACAGCCCGGTTTCAATGAACAATTTTTTGGTATCTGACAATGGCAATACCTCAAACTATTATGCTTTTGACATTGTATCTCTTTTTGCCGGTGAAAACCACAATTTATGGTTAGGTACTAGAGGTCTAGGTCTGGTAAAATTTAATACTTCAGATAATACGGCTATATGGTATGACGAAAAAAATGGTCTGAATATGCCAAACATTAATGGAATCATTAAAGACTCAAATGGCAATTTATGGCTAGACGGTACTTCAGGTATAACCATGTTCGATACTGAACAAAAAGAATTTACCAGTTACTCGAAAAACGATGGTCTTATATCAAGCGCCTACAATAAAAATGCAGTTTACAAAGATAATGACGGCAAACTATATTTTGGGGGTACTGAGGGTGTTGACTATTTTGATCCTTCGCATATCGAATTACTGAAAACCCCTCCGAATATATACCTTAAGAACTTTAAGATATTTAATGAAGAAATTAAACCCGCCGAAGAAAAGTCTCCGCTTACAAAAGTACTTTCTCAAACTGACAGCATTACCTTGACCAGTAAACAATCGGTTTTTACGATTGAGTACGCGGGCATCAATTTTACTAGATCTGAAGAAAATCAATATGCATATTACCTAGATGGGTATGAAGAGGATTGGAATTATGTAGGAGAAGCTCGTAGTGCGACCTATACGAACCTAGATGCAGGTCATTATATCTTTAAAGTAAAAGCAGCTAATAATGATGGGGTGTGGAGCGAAACTCCAGAAATGCTTCATATAGACATATTACCCCCATGGTGGCAAACCAATTGGGCAATGTTGCTCTATTTTCTCGTAGTAGTAGCGCTTCTCAGTTTATTGAGAAGATTCGAAAAAAAGCGAATTTTAGATAAACAACAGGTTGAAAATGAGCGTCAAAAAAGAATCAGGGAAGAAGAGCTACATAAAGAGAGGATACAGTTCTTTACCAATGTAGCCCATGAATTTAGCTCTCCACTTACTTTAATCTTAAATCCGATAAAAGATATTTTAAGTGAAAAGGGAGATGATTATTCAAATCGCCTTAAACTAAAACACTTAACGATATATAAAAATACTGAACGCTTAATTCGTCTTATCAATGAATTGCTTGATTTCAGTAAACTAGAATCCGATAAAATCAAGATTCATGCAAGCAGGCTTAATATAGTTTCATTCATAAGGGAGGTGATCAATCACTTTAAAGAAGAAGCACTTTCTAACCATATTGAATTGGAAGTAAATACTGAAGAAGAAGTAATTTGGATTTGGGCGGATGAGGGAATGCTAGAAAAAATTGTTTTCAATTTACTATCCAATGCATTTAAGATAACACCCGATGGAGGAAAAATTTTGGTCGCTATCAAACAAGTCAATAACGGAATTAGGTTTGAGGTTACCGATACAGGCCCCGGTTTAAAAGATGGAGAAATTGAGAACCTTTTTCAACGTTTTTACCAAGGCGAACCATTGAAAAAAGGGTATTACAGCGGCACAGGAATTGGTCTAGAACTGGTAAACAGCTTTGTCAAACTGCACAAGGGTTCGGTAGACGTTGAAAGTGATTTTGGCCATGGATCAACTTTTAGTGTGGTCTTGCCTTCTGGCAATAATCATCTTAAAGCCTCACAAATAATTACTACAAACGGCAAAATATCATCTCTTAGGGCAAACCTAATTAAACCTGAGTTAACAGAAGAATCAACGTTCAGCAGTAAACCGGAAAGAAAAGCAAAGACTCTTTTAATTGTAGAAGATGATACTGAACTTCGCAATTACCTAAAGAATGAGTTTAAAAATGAATTTAAAGTCGTTGTATCTAAGAATGGCAGTGATGGTTTAAGACTTGCTCAAGAAATGCTCCCAGATGTTATTATTACCGATGTGGTAATGCCTGAAATGAACGGTTATGATTTTTGTGAAGCCATTAGAACGAATATCAAAACAAGTCACATTCCTATAATGATGCTTACTGCTAAATCAAAAATGGACAATAGAATTTCGGGCATAGAGAAAGGGGCCGATGTTTATTTGGTAAAACCTTTTGACATGAAATTAGTACGGCATCACTTAAGTCAACTTATTTATAGTCGAGAGGTTATCTATAAAAAGTACTTCAAATCAATGGGCGAGATTCAAAGCGATATTAATATCACATCTTTAGATAAAGCCTTTATAGAAAAAGCCATCAATTATACACACGAAAATATGACCAGTCCGGGTTTAGGTGTAGAGTCGTTGGCTTCTCATTTAAATCTTAGTAGAAGTCAATTATATAGAAAAATGAAAGCCCTTACTAATCAAACGGCAAATGAGTTTATTCGAAACCAACGGTTACAACAAGCAAAGATTCTGATCGAGAATGGTAATACAGATTTGAATAATATTAGTTCGCTGGTAGGCTTTTCATCTACTTCATACTTCACACAAAGATTTAAAGATTATTATGGGGTTTCTCCTACCGAAATAAAACATGATAATGTTTAG